In a genomic window of Thermoproteus tenax Kra 1:
- a CDS encoding DNA double-strand break repair nuclease NurA, with protein sequence MEDVLKLARLLELFADRAAESLPPPPPEEVEGQEGAVDCPYWGVSWETAEPPGGLWALDSQTSVVEFEGASVIVATGALVGAGVALVPGLGARWLGLRFNFPWRDPPPDLGPSFYVVSEHAGVVFDSRVDLETVRDEVRSGVELALAKAWDRSGYLLVDGPIFRAAGAAERGGIAGAIYRGIMESRASALRGRAVGVVKRIERATYLAQCVGEGANDEVAARRLLDGRPGRVGPIAVTAAGLTKWVYYVGSPTARGIRVLRVEAMSPEVAEEAASWLPALAGADGVPIPISVADRIARRLNAGALKVLYGATRAEPTYSGYEVLARAFQEL encoded by the coding sequence GTGGAGGACGTACTGAAGCTGGCCAGACTCTTGGAGCTCTTCGCCGATAGGGCGGCTGAGTCTCTGCCGCCGCCTCCGCCGGAGGAGGTGGAGGGGCAGGAGGGCGCAGTGGACTGCCCGTACTGGGGGGTCTCGTGGGAGACCGCCGAGCCCCCGGGCGGTCTGTGGGCCTTGGACAGCCAGACGTCGGTGGTGGAGTTCGAGGGCGCCTCAGTTATAGTCGCCACAGGGGCCCTAGTGGGGGCCGGCGTTGCGCTGGTCCCCGGACTGGGGGCGAGGTGGTTGGGCCTGAGGTTCAACTTCCCCTGGAGGGATCCTCCGCCCGACCTGGGGCCGAGCTTCTACGTAGTCTCGGAACACGCAGGGGTGGTCTTCGACTCGCGGGTGGACCTAGAGACGGTAAGAGACGAGGTGAGGTCCGGAGTGGAGCTCGCCCTGGCCAAGGCTTGGGACAGATCGGGGTACCTCCTGGTGGATGGCCCCATCTTCAGAGCCGCGGGCGCCGCCGAGAGGGGCGGGATCGCCGGCGCCATATACAGAGGGATAATGGAGAGCAGGGCCTCCGCCTTGAGGGGCAGAGCGGTGGGAGTGGTGAAGAGGATAGAGAGGGCGACCTATCTGGCCCAGTGCGTGGGGGAGGGCGCCAACGACGAGGTGGCCGCGAGGAGGCTGTTGGACGGGAGGCCGGGGAGAGTGGGGCCCATCGCGGTGACCGCCGCGGGGCTCACCAAGTGGGTGTACTACGTGGGGTCCCCCACGGCGAGGGGGATCAGAGTCCTCAGAGTGGAGGCGATGTCCCCCGAGGTCGCCGAGGAGGCCGCCTCCTGGCTTCCGGCTTTGGCAGGCGCCGACGGAGTGCCGATACCCATATCCGTAGCCGACAGGATCGCTAGGAGGCTCAACGCGGGGGCGCTCAAGGTGCTCTACGGAGCGACGCGGGCCGAGCCCACCTACAGCGGCTACGAGGTCTTGGCCAGGGCGTTCCAAGAGCTGTGA
- a CDS encoding CRISPR-associated protein yields the protein MTQCPQEMITPGHGIIADALIMHGLIKILHIEGKMEGWAERRGERFVVCAERPDLNWIDQWEPMELLEIAAEFKAKGKDRASEEEEQRPYFGLVHDLSRSTVDPGNFSSWISDVREALYALKADFDLSEEHKEKRGEGRARSKKRGYYTLYLPLSGVYGKYVVENYGIRQSQYAVCATCFALSTLGYIYGTVKARVERRSSSGGGHDVFNLTFIPRERTSLRSLMALQRMAGLVEMRPGDLNELGAVVYMLSVGETIYAVREGVDILVWVTQRAGNFQRTVGVNIFRGDRLLEAIAEIKYRAPSWPKIARQLGSSLNVLGEYLAFGGDVYHVIRSVMADLGRKGGKLAGLEGLAEALKKIG from the coding sequence ACGGCCTCATCAAGATCCTCCACATCGAGGGGAAGATGGAGGGGTGGGCAGAGCGGCGAGGCGAGAGATTCGTCGTATGCGCCGAGAGGCCGGATCTGAACTGGATAGACCAGTGGGAGCCCATGGAGCTCCTCGAGATCGCCGCGGAGTTCAAGGCGAAGGGCAAGGATAGGGCATCGGAAGAGGAGGAGCAGAGGCCCTACTTCGGCTTGGTGCACGACCTTTCCAGATCCACAGTGGACCCGGGCAACTTCTCCAGCTGGATCTCCGACGTCAGAGAGGCGCTGTATGCGCTCAAGGCGGACTTCGACCTCTCCGAGGAGCACAAGGAGAAGAGGGGGGAGGGCCGCGCCCGCTCAAAGAAACGCGGGTACTACACGCTCTACCTCCCCCTCTCGGGGGTCTACGGCAAATACGTCGTGGAGAACTACGGCATAAGGCAGTCCCAGTACGCGGTCTGCGCCACGTGCTTCGCCCTCAGCACCCTGGGCTACATCTACGGCACCGTAAAGGCGCGGGTGGAGCGGAGGTCCTCCTCCGGCGGGGGACACGACGTCTTCAACCTCACGTTTATCCCAAGGGAGAGGACGTCGCTGAGGTCCCTCATGGCGCTTCAGAGGATGGCAGGTCTCGTAGAGATGCGGCCGGGGGATCTAAACGAGCTGGGGGCAGTGGTGTACATGCTGTCGGTCGGCGAGACCATATACGCGGTGAGAGAGGGCGTGGACATCCTCGTCTGGGTCACCCAGAGGGCCGGCAACTTCCAGAGGACCGTCGGGGTCAACATATTCAGAGGCGACAGACTGTTGGAGGCCATCGCAGAGATCAAGTACAGAGCCCCCAGTTGGCCCAAGATAGCGAGGCAGCTCGGCAGCTCCCTAAACGTCCTAGGCGAGTACCTCGCCTTCGGCGGCGACGTGTACCACGTCATTAGGTCGGTGATGGCCGACTTGGGGAGGAAAGGGGGGAAGTTGGCCGGGCTGGAAGGTCTCGCAGAAGCCCTTAAAAAGATAGGCTAG
- a CDS encoding NosD domain-containing protein: protein MWAVAALALVLAAAGQFAIDRVPYVVQQPGYYLLTQDLNSSDYIAIVVNASGVVLDGGGHYLFGAGGYIGIYVVNAANVTVKDVKVAGFSYGILLENTTEARLLNIWVFRNARAGVEVDLSRQIRVESVRAEDNGEVGVRLYFVNGSILRDVVANGNGCGVSIDGALGVLAERLNVSDNECDGLVVGDSADVVVSQVVADRNAGSGVFIGSKNVELAQLSARGNSESGLVLLHADNARVRDVDAEGNGYSGVEVVKSRRVSLSRVSAVGNEYDGLSISFSEEVEAFNSSFVGNEVGAHIGRSSRVRLWLNNFVNNTWLNIEVCESSVELSSPGPLTYIYRGAAYFGRLGNYWSDSPSAGGLRGIGAVPYMVAVRDCKYFSALNYTADYFPLESPSWYYRLIAETPCRRAMGRSWGPGPPALVR, encoded by the coding sequence ATGTGGGCCGTTGCCGCCTTAGCCCTCGTTCTGGCCGCGGCTGGCCAGTTCGCGATAGACAGAGTCCCCTACGTCGTCCAACAGCCCGGCTACTATCTCTTGACCCAAGACTTGAACAGCTCCGACTATATAGCGATAGTAGTGAACGCCAGCGGCGTCGTGTTAGACGGCGGAGGCCACTATCTGTTCGGCGCGGGGGGCTATATAGGAATCTACGTGGTCAATGCGGCGAACGTCACAGTCAAAGACGTGAAAGTGGCCGGCTTCAGCTACGGGATCTTGTTGGAGAACACAACTGAGGCGCGCTTGTTGAACATCTGGGTTTTCCGGAACGCCAGGGCCGGCGTTGAGGTCGACCTCTCGAGGCAGATCCGCGTGGAGTCCGTGAGGGCCGAGGACAACGGCGAGGTGGGCGTGCGCCTGTACTTCGTCAACGGCTCAATTTTGAGGGACGTCGTCGCGAACGGCAACGGATGCGGCGTGTCGATAGACGGCGCGCTCGGCGTTTTGGCCGAGCGCCTTAATGTCTCGGACAACGAGTGCGACGGCCTAGTCGTGGGCGACTCAGCCGACGTCGTCGTCTCTCAAGTTGTGGCCGACCGAAACGCCGGCTCCGGCGTCTTTATAGGCTCCAAGAACGTTGAGCTGGCCCAGCTCTCGGCGCGCGGAAACTCGGAGAGCGGCCTCGTGTTGCTACACGCCGATAACGCAAGGGTCCGCGACGTCGACGCTGAGGGCAACGGCTACAGCGGAGTGGAGGTAGTTAAATCGCGCCGGGTCTCCCTCTCTCGGGTCAGCGCAGTGGGCAACGAATATGACGGACTCTCCATCTCCTTCTCGGAGGAGGTTGAGGCATTCAACTCCTCCTTTGTGGGCAACGAAGTGGGCGCCCACATCGGTCGATCCTCCCGAGTCCGTCTATGGCTCAACAACTTCGTGAACAACACTTGGCTCAACATCGAGGTGTGCGAGTCGTCGGTGGAGCTCAGCTCCCCCGGCCCGTTGACCTATATATACAGAGGGGCCGCCTACTTCGGCCGTTTGGGCAACTACTGGAGCGACTCGCCCTCTGCGGGGGGCCTGCGGGGCATCGGCGCTGTTCCGTACATGGTCGCCGTAAGGGACTGCAAGTATTTCTCCGCGCTAAACTATACCGCCGACTATTTCCCGTTGGAGAGCCCCTCCTGGTACTACCGCCTAATTGCAGAGACGCCGTGCCGGCGGGCGATGGGGCGCAGTTGGGGCCCCGGCCCTCCCGCGTTGGTCCGTTAG
- a CDS encoding ATP-binding protein, translating into MACGFVSRQFKSSVSSEEAAAYALLTCEAPVGSYLVVEGGGRKWLAKVREVYLEDIYSVAKTPVLTPEQERAMPLRLGPAVAVLELVAECSGDVCGPPATPVPIHAEVRAPGPGEVGAMLSLPRQGVLLGDLALPAGQALEGEPVYLPLEALRHHLLVVGTTGSGKTVLVKEIALQLANAGQNVVALDAVGHFYHLAYNGVPVKVLLPVTRGLAKRGPRAIARRAASRALWGRRGKFKARVFRRGKALSRIELEIVEPGPARLEVYPWALKSPSVLPQLHRAMPILTQQARIFYRRVLQKAAEKAGSLSAEPLFQWLTSPSDDVQRGRPLVNYEKLGNDLGLHVSTMENIVRAILALVETELVDVETAGGAKVGEPDYGRVLSGYAVVDLSGLNTHQQRLVVYRVLDAVYRVARPTTAVLIDEAHLFFPQTRNEDEQAFIEAHLTRLTRLGRARGIGVVFATHMPDDLNDVVLQLANTKVVLRSDLKVLEKLGVPAGDRRFIAYAERGLAYFASFAYRYPLYVKVKKRAVHFG; encoded by the coding sequence GTGGCCTGCGGCTTTGTCTCGCGCCAGTTCAAAAGCTCGGTGAGCTCCGAGGAGGCCGCCGCCTACGCCCTTCTTACGTGCGAGGCGCCGGTGGGGTCGTACCTAGTCGTTGAGGGCGGCGGGAGGAAGTGGCTGGCCAAGGTGAGGGAGGTCTATCTGGAGGACATCTACTCCGTTGCCAAGACGCCCGTCCTCACGCCGGAGCAGGAGAGAGCCATGCCGCTCAGGCTGGGGCCTGCCGTGGCCGTCCTAGAGCTTGTGGCGGAGTGCTCTGGCGACGTCTGCGGCCCGCCCGCCACTCCGGTCCCCATACACGCAGAAGTGAGGGCGCCGGGGCCGGGCGAGGTGGGGGCCATGCTCTCGCTCCCGCGCCAGGGCGTCCTGTTGGGGGACCTGGCACTGCCCGCCGGACAGGCGCTGGAGGGAGAGCCGGTGTACCTCCCCCTCGAGGCTCTGAGGCACCATCTGTTGGTCGTGGGCACAACGGGCTCGGGCAAAACTGTGTTGGTCAAAGAGATAGCCCTCCAGTTGGCCAACGCGGGGCAGAACGTAGTTGCGCTGGACGCCGTAGGGCACTTCTACCACTTGGCCTACAACGGCGTCCCGGTCAAAGTGCTGCTCCCTGTCACAAGGGGGCTCGCCAAAAGGGGCCCCAGGGCAATAGCGAGGCGGGCCGCCTCCAGGGCGCTCTGGGGGCGGAGGGGGAAGTTCAAGGCGAGGGTCTTCCGGAGGGGGAAGGCCCTCTCCCGCATAGAGCTGGAGATAGTGGAGCCCGGGCCGGCGAGGCTGGAGGTCTACCCGTGGGCCCTCAAGAGCCCCTCGGTGCTCCCTCAGTTGCACAGAGCTATGCCCATTCTGACCCAACAGGCCCGTATATTCTACAGGAGGGTCCTCCAGAAGGCCGCCGAGAAGGCCGGCTCTCTCTCGGCCGAGCCCCTATTCCAGTGGCTCACCTCGCCCTCAGACGACGTCCAGAGGGGGAGGCCGTTAGTCAACTACGAGAAGCTGGGGAACGACTTGGGCCTCCACGTGAGCACGATGGAGAACATCGTGAGGGCTATCCTGGCCCTGGTGGAGACCGAGCTCGTGGACGTAGAGACGGCGGGCGGCGCCAAGGTGGGCGAGCCGGACTACGGGAGGGTCCTCTCGGGCTACGCCGTAGTCGACCTCTCCGGGCTCAACACGCACCAGCAGCGGCTGGTGGTCTACCGGGTGCTGGACGCAGTCTACAGAGTGGCCCGCCCCACGACCGCCGTTCTGATAGACGAGGCGCACCTCTTCTTCCCCCAGACGCGCAACGAGGACGAACAGGCGTTTATAGAGGCCCACCTCACCCGCCTCACGAGGCTGGGGAGGGCCAGGGGGATAGGCGTGGTCTTCGCCACCCATATGCCCGACGACCTCAACGACGTGGTCCTCCAGTTGGCCAACACCAAGGTTGTGCTCCGCAGCGATCTGAAGGTTTTGGAGAAGCTGGGGGTCCCCGCGGGGGACAGAAGGTTTATCGCCTACGCCGAGAGGGGCCTCGCCTACTTCGCCAGCTTCGCCTACCGCTACCCCCTCTACGTCAAAGTGAAGAAGAGGGCTGTCCACTTCGGCTGA
- a CDS encoding ATPase has product MFKFEFCPTRSRCLTRGSGEMADVTVIMGPPRAGKSLFLALLYGLSYYSRQGRIPGFLRELAESYLGAGGHIGLETEDGVVRCESTADGVSCTADARRQFMAYLLYEGLEYTLRFRHCAPPDERGEVLAYIEKAVMKKAGERYPVAVRGGELWEEVGGRHLPIRHSSNAVVLVGVLERLASYASEGEMLLLDGTLDGLYPDDAAYLAYRIAQAASRGARAVVATHLPLIYDLFNNLDAVAEYLRREKLRVETAGWIFHAGEITPADYNLTPYGRVLMEIYSKIYR; this is encoded by the coding sequence GTGTTCAAATTCGAGTTCTGCCCCACGCGGTCGCGCTGCCTCACCAGAGGGAGTGGGGAAATGGCGGACGTCACAGTGATAATGGGCCCTCCGAGGGCCGGGAAATCCCTATTCCTCGCCCTCCTCTACGGCCTGTCCTACTACTCCAGACAGGGCAGAATTCCCGGCTTCCTGCGGGAGCTGGCCGAGAGCTACCTCGGCGCTGGGGGCCACATAGGCCTTGAGACGGAGGACGGCGTCGTCAGATGCGAAAGCACGGCCGACGGGGTCTCATGCACCGCAGACGCCAGGCGCCAGTTCATGGCCTACCTCCTATACGAGGGCCTGGAGTACACACTGAGGTTCAGACACTGCGCACCCCCCGACGAGAGGGGGGAAGTGTTGGCGTACATAGAAAAGGCCGTGATGAAGAAAGCCGGCGAGAGGTACCCGGTGGCGGTACGCGGCGGAGAGCTGTGGGAGGAAGTAGGCGGCAGGCACCTGCCCATAAGGCACTCCTCCAACGCGGTTGTCCTCGTCGGTGTGCTCGAGCGCCTCGCCAGCTACGCCTCAGAAGGCGAGATGCTCCTCCTCGACGGCACCCTCGACGGCCTCTACCCAGACGACGCCGCCTACCTCGCCTACCGGATAGCCCAGGCGGCCTCCCGAGGCGCAAGAGCAGTGGTGGCCACCCACCTCCCCCTCATCTACGACCTATTCAACAACCTAGACGCAGTGGCGGAGTACCTAAGAAGGGAGAAGCTACGCGTGGAGACGGCCGGCTGGATCTTCCACGCGGGGGAGATAACCCCCGCCGACTACAACCTAACCCCCTACGGCAGAGTCCTCATGGAGATATACAGCAAGATATACCGATGA
- a CDS encoding 2-hydroxyacid dehydrogenase — protein sequence MKVYVSARLPEEALDLLRRHAEVVGAEGMAEAEAAIVFNITREELARMPKLKFIQVVTAGLDHLPWQDIPPHVLVAGNAGANADAVAEFAVAMALASLKRIVFYDRRMKAGDYGRSRPVPMLRGRKAAVLGLGEIGQRTARILAQLGAEVWGFSRRMREGPWRFTDSLEEALRGALVAVCALPLNRHTRGLVRYEHLASMDPEGVFVNVGRAEVVDREAALRILKERPGFTFASDVWWGRNDFARDSEIISLPNAVATPWVAGGYGSEEVWRRMGLEAVENFLRWARGEPPRNIADRSDYV from the coding sequence GTGAAGGTCTACGTCTCTGCCAGATTGCCCGAGGAGGCGCTCGACCTCCTGCGGAGACACGCCGAAGTTGTGGGGGCCGAGGGGATGGCCGAGGCTGAGGCGGCCATCGTCTTCAATATAACTAGGGAGGAGCTGGCGAGGATGCCCAAACTGAAGTTCATACAAGTGGTCACGGCCGGGCTCGACCATCTGCCCTGGCAGGATATACCTCCCCACGTGCTTGTGGCGGGGAACGCTGGGGCGAACGCAGACGCCGTGGCCGAATTCGCCGTAGCGATGGCGTTGGCCTCGCTCAAGAGGATAGTCTTCTACGACAGAAGGATGAAGGCCGGCGACTACGGAAGATCGAGGCCCGTCCCGATGCTCCGCGGCAGAAAGGCCGCAGTGCTTGGGCTGGGGGAGATAGGGCAGAGGACGGCGAGGATCTTGGCCCAGCTCGGCGCAGAGGTGTGGGGCTTCTCCAGGAGGATGCGCGAAGGCCCGTGGCGTTTCACAGACAGCTTGGAGGAGGCGCTGAGGGGCGCCCTAGTGGCTGTGTGCGCCCTGCCCCTCAACAGACACACGAGGGGCCTCGTGAGGTACGAACATCTGGCCTCCATGGACCCGGAGGGAGTCTTTGTGAACGTGGGCAGAGCCGAGGTAGTGGACAGAGAGGCTGCGCTGAGGATACTCAAGGAGAGGCCCGGCTTCACCTTCGCGAGCGACGTGTGGTGGGGCCGCAACGACTTCGCCAGAGACTCCGAGATAATCTCTCTGCCCAACGCCGTGGCCACCCCGTGGGTGGCCGGGGGGTACGGCTCCGAGGAGGTCTGGAGGAGGATGGGGCTTGAGGCCGTCGAGAACTTCCTCCGCTGGGCGCGCGGAGAGCCGCCGAGGAATATCGCCGATAGATCCGACTACGTCTGA
- a CDS encoding ATP-binding protein, whose protein sequence is MRVVVENFGVIRELNVELPEVFLLFGPNGVGKTTIYTAITAFGYLEWGRGLYLGRRVSAWRRTPRGRVSVSVEGLPFPRSKCYGVPFPHDVVEELRKVSADHANRLAQCDYGRVTCRCGWRRAPRLGLLGRARPGAGGVSGGVER, encoded by the coding sequence ATGAGGGTTGTTGTTGAGAATTTTGGCGTTATTAGGGAGCTCAATGTGGAGCTTCCTGAGGTTTTTCTGCTCTTTGGGCCGAATGGGGTGGGGAAGACCACGATATATACCGCGATTACGGCGTTTGGCTACTTGGAGTGGGGGAGGGGGCTGTACCTGGGGAGACGTGTCAGCGCTTGGAGGAGGACGCCTCGGGGTCGTGTAAGCGTGTCTGTGGAGGGCTTGCCGTTTCCTAGGTCGAAGTGCTACGGCGTGCCGTTTCCCCATGACGTGGTGGAGGAGCTTCGGAAGGTTTCTGCGGATCACGCCAACAGGTTGGCCCAGTGCGACTATGGGAGGGTGACCTGTCGCTGTGGCTGGCGACGAGCCCCACGTCTTGGACTTCTCGGTCGAGCTAGACCAGGAGCTGGCGGCGTCTCCGGAGGGGTTGAGCGTTGA
- a CDS encoding MFS transporter, with amino-acid sequence MANYKAALAALLTIFLFSALAVYSISFVLPKFIAKFGGLASFAIPLSWIGGAIGGLLMGIFGDAKGRRLSLLISILLFVFPLIGNIIVNNIVVFYIIWFLIGFGVNAVNGISYVYAAELSPPNVRGLVGSIMQGLYFLGAIMGSLISFAARESISLYYVTIFSLSAISIPLWFLIPESKWRAKFSFKVSRDLAKATVFGSLFSIGAFLLLVPLVSLGFTLFTALGLNAYAVILAGFIIGMIGFTAAGSISDRIGRKRASYVFAGISVLASLLFLFGVNNPNLVATSFILLMFGSSFFAYFGVWMSEVYPANFKATGTNITLFLGRLLGGGFGVTLALLLPFGLERDLSLTALISSTIVLLSATQLPETVRAK; translated from the coding sequence ATGGCCAACTACAAGGCGGCTTTGGCGGCTCTGCTGACGATCTTCTTGTTCTCTGCTCTGGCGGTCTATTCCATTAGTTTCGTATTGCCGAAATTTATCGCCAAGTTCGGAGGCCTTGCGTCGTTTGCGATCCCCTTAAGCTGGATAGGCGGCGCCATAGGCGGACTTCTGATGGGAATTTTCGGCGATGCCAAAGGTAGAAGGCTCTCGCTATTAATTTCAATATTACTATTTGTCTTCCCCCTCATAGGAAATATAATTGTAAACAATATTGTGGTGTTTTATATTATCTGGTTTTTAATAGGTTTCGGCGTTAATGCGGTCAACGGGATCAGCTACGTATATGCGGCCGAGCTGTCTCCGCCGAACGTCAGAGGGCTTGTCGGGAGCATAATGCAGGGGCTTTATTTCCTCGGCGCAATAATGGGGTCTCTGATATCCTTTGCCGCGAGGGAGTCGATTTCCTTGTACTACGTAACGATCTTCTCGTTGTCGGCAATAAGTATACCGTTGTGGTTCCTTATACCGGAGTCTAAATGGAGGGCGAAGTTCAGCTTTAAGGTATCCAGGGATTTGGCCAAAGCCACTGTGTTCGGATCGCTGTTCTCGATAGGGGCCTTCCTCCTGTTGGTGCCCCTGGTCTCTCTGGGCTTTACGCTTTTCACAGCCCTAGGGCTCAACGCCTACGCCGTTATCTTGGCCGGCTTTATAATAGGGATGATTGGATTCACAGCCGCGGGCAGCATTTCCGACAGAATCGGGAGGAAGAGGGCGAGCTATGTGTTCGCCGGGATAAGCGTTTTGGCCTCGCTGCTCTTCCTCTTCGGCGTAAATAACCCCAACTTGGTGGCAACATCTTTCATACTCCTAATGTTCGGCTCCTCCTTCTTCGCCTACTTTGGGGTCTGGATGAGCGAGGTCTACCCCGCCAACTTCAAAGCCACGGGGACCAATATAACGTTATTTCTAGGCAGATTGTTGGGAGGGGGCTTCGGAGTCACGTTAGCCCTGCTGCTGCCTTTCGGCCTAGAGAGAGATCTCTCGTTGACCGCCCTAATATCCTCTACGATAGTCCTTCTATCGGCCACCCAACTGCCAGAAACTGTCAGAGCCAAGTAA